Within Maridesulfovibrio frigidus DSM 17176, the genomic segment ACATTGAGATTTCAACATTTGATTATCAGACCTCAACCTATCGTAAAGAGCAGTTGCTCTTTCTCTAGTTTGCTCAGACTGTTTAAAGAATAACAGCGCAACACCATCAATTACAACTCCAGGCATAATTTGCATATAGCTACTAAAAACATCTGGTGAAATTAATGCTGCTTTATAGATTATCAAAACAAAACCAACAGTAGCAGCTACTACACTAAACCAAAATTGAACTTTAGCTTGAGCAAGAGCCTGATGATGATAACCTTTAACAAGATCTTGAATAACCCTTCCGTCATAATTGAGCGTTTCATTAACTCCTCGCCCCAACTCGCTGGATCTATTCAAACCAGCCCTTCCCCCAGCAGCCATACCGCAACCGGCCACTTCCCCACTACTAAAGTCATCAGTTTTTTTTACCTTTAAAACTTGGGATTTTGCCTTCTCAGCAATGCTTTCTATCTCGTCTTCTTTCTCTTTTTGTTGCTTTCGATAAAATGAAGAGAGTAGAGAAGTTACTAGTCCTAAGACAGCAGATATCAATCCAGCCATAATTGTTACAACAGATTCAGATGCTAGCGAAGCGACTATATCCAAGCTCATAATTTAATATCCTGCTTAACTTTGTTTAACTTTATTATTCATATAAAAATATTACATACAAAGTCAAATAATCACTTCCCGATCACCCGTCTCACAACCAAATTCCGCTTCTCCAAAAGCCCATCAAGCAAAAAAAGGCCGAAACCACCCAAGAAAGGATAGTTCCGGCCTTTTAAATTTCTTTTACTAAACTCAATCAAGCACAAAAATGAAGTTCTTCACACGTCCGCAAATATAATTACACTAGGATATTGTCATACCTTCACTTGCTTCTTTCTTAACTTCAAAACCCCTGCTCCAAATTCTATTTCTTCATAATCTTTATATAACGCAACAAGAACAGTCACCCCTATAGCTACAGCTGGTATTATTGCGGCTATTTCCATGCCAGATAAAGCGGCAACCGAAGTGACCGCTGCAGCTCCAATCGGGCCTGTTAATGCGGCAACACCTCCAAGACCCAACATTGCAGCAATGCCTGCGGCACCAACTAATGCAATTTTTTTTGTACTATGAAGCTTGTCAGCGAATTCACCATAAACGATGATTTGATCGGCTCCACTACTCATAGCTTCTTCAAGTTCTTCTTTCGTATAAACTACAACTTCTTCCAAAATAGCACTCCTTATATTCATAAATAAAAACAACTAAGCCTATTCAAACTATCACTTCATAACCCGCCTCACAACCAGATTCCGCTTCTCCAAAAGACCATCAATCCGCACCCGCTTCTCATCAGGTGTAAGCTTCCTGGAACGATGAATCTGTCGCATAGCAGTTTCAATCTGAGCAAGCGCACGGCGTAGCTGATTGTATGGCTGGCGTTTAGCAAGAATCTTTCTGTTATCCGGATCTTTCACCAGAGCTTTGGCTTTATCCGCTTCGCCAGTTTTTGCGTAGTTCATTACCGTTGAATAGAGTTCATCGGCTTGCTCAACCATGTCGTACAATTCTGTCAGATGGCAGCTATGCCTTGAGGGTGTAGATCTAAAGAAACTTTTAATTAGCGGCATGTCGTCTAGACGTCTGGACGGCAATTCCGGTGCATCCACCATTTCGCGGGTTACAATGTCCGCCATGCTCATCACGTAAACACCCAGCGTTCCGAAATAGCCATTAACAAGATGCTCGATGCGCTTAGGACTAGTTCCTGTCTTCTCACCAATCAAAGCTGCTGTCTCGCTGGTACGATGATCGCGTTGCGCTCCAGGCTGAAGCCTTTTCAAACGCATAGGAACGATCGCTCTGCCAGTGAAGAAACTCTTGTCTGCCCACTGCTCAAGAATCGGCGTTACAATCTGCGGAGTGCCTACAGAGAATGTCTGCGTCAGCATAAACTGAAGACGTTCACGAAGCAGATCCCCGTCCTTACCATCCAGCGAATACTCGGTTAA encodes:
- a CDS encoding TRADD-N-associated membrane domain-containing protein, translated to MSLDIVASLASESVVTIMAGLISAVLGLVTSLLSSFYRKQQKEKEDEIESIAEKAKSQVLKVKKTDDFSSGEVAGCGMAAGGRAGLNRSSELGRGVNETLNYDGRVIQDLVKGYHHQALAQAKVQFWFSVVAATVGFVLIIYKAALISPDVFSSYMQIMPGVVIDGVALLFFKQSEQTRERATALYDRLRSDNQMLKSQCLVESIENKDISAVVKAQIALHLAGLDPKEIDLYSILNVDKL